A stretch of Malus sylvestris chromosome 11, drMalSylv7.2, whole genome shotgun sequence DNA encodes these proteins:
- the LOC126591257 gene encoding leucine-rich repeat receptor protein kinase HPCA1-like isoform X3, giving the protein MGSLKQLSYLSLKNNSFSGRIPPSIGNMTNLSFLDLSDNQLQGPIPVSNRTAPGLDMLHRARHFHFQNNQLSGTIPPRLFSSQMFLVHVVFDRNNLTGVIPSTLGQVQTLQAVILDRNSLNGSVPSSLNNLTKLAELHLSNNQLTGPMPNLTSLNGLNYVDMSNNTFDATDVPTWFSTLQNLTTLMMENTGLQGEVPPALFSLSSLETVLLRNNKINGLLDLGTISSNRLQLIDLEKNFITDLTRSDGGSNYTLILVDNPICEGTNMANNYCTVSPTSSPISPPPSNCTQVACSPGQVSSPNCKCAYPYTGTLDFIFVSFSNLGNFIYFTALQDSLLKTLQSYNLPVDSVALSNPYWDSSFHLKLYILIFPAGQDHFNKTGSSAIASMISNQTLAGVRPSFYGPFSCVFPYDNPNSGGSSKGLIIGAAVGGSTLVLLLALLGFYALHQKRQADDPWRRSILLTRTYSSANSPDLKGARLFSFEELRKYSNGFSDANDVGSGGYGKVYRGVLPTGQMVAIKRSKRESMQGGPEFKAEVELLSRVHHKNLVSLVGFCLEQGEQILVYEYVPNGDLFGILSGKFGIRLNWMRRLKVILGAARGLAYLHEHANPPIIHRDIKSSNILLDKDLTAKVADFGLSKSMSDSETDHISTQVKGTMGYLDPEYYMTQQLTEKSDVYSFGVVMLELITARRPIEQGKYIVRVVQMAMDKTKSLYNLHQVLDPAMGSGTDLKGLEIFVDLAMLCVEEQQDKRPRMGEVVKEIENIMQLAGLNTGDRSASSSPSYDYTSADDLLPSSRQSSS; this is encoded by the exons ATGGGATCTCTAAAGCAGCTTTCTTATCT ATCTTTGAAAAACAATAGCTTCAGTGGCCGGATTCCACCTTCCATTGGTAATATGACCAATCTTTCCTTTCTGGACCTTTCTGACAACCAACTTCAGGGACCAATCCCAGTATCTAACAGGACTGCACCCGGTCTTGATATGTTACATAGGGCAAGGCACTT TCATTTTCAAAATAATCAGCTCTCTGGTACAATTCCTCCTCGACTTTTCAGTTCACAAATGTTTCTGGTACATGT GGTTTTTGACCGAAATAATCTAACTGGCGTCATACCTTCCACTCTCGGACAAGTGCAGACACTGCAGGCAGT AATCCTTGATAGGAATTCCTTAAATGGGTCCGTTCCCTCAAGCCTCAACAATCTAACAAAATTGGCCGAACT GCACTTGTCCAACAATCAGCTGACTGGCCCCATGCCAAACCTTACTAGCTTGAATGGCCTGAACTATGT GGATATGAGCAACAATACCTTTGATGCAACAGATGTTCCTACTTGGTTTTCGACATTGCAGAATTTGACAACATT AATGATGGAGAACACGGGACTTCAGGGAGAAGTTCCTCCGGCCTTATTCAGCCTTTCCAGTTTGGAGACGGT GTTACTGAGGAACAACAAGATCAATGGTTTATTGGATCTTGGAACCATTTCTAGCAACCGTTTGCAGCTAATTGATCTGGAGAAGAACTTCATTACCGACCTTACACGAAGTGATGGAGGGTCCAACTATACATTGAT CCTCGTTGATAATCCAATTTGTGAGGGAACAAACATGGCAAATAACTACTGCACTGTTTCTCCAACCAGTTCCCCAATTTCGCCACCACCAAGTAACTGTACGCAAGTTGCTTGTAGTCCAGGGCAGGTTTCTTCCCCCAACTGTAAATGTGCATATCCCTACACAGGAACTCTAGACTTCATATTTGTTTCTTTCTCCAACTTGGGAAACTTCATTTATTTCACAGCTCTTCAGGATTCTCTCCTAAAAACCCTTCAGTCCTATAACCTTCCAGTGGATTCAGTTGCTCTTAGTAATCCTTACTGGGATTCCTCTTTTCACCTGAAACTCTACATACTAATCTTCCCGGCTGGCCAAGACCACTTCAACAAAACTGGATCTTCAGCCATTGCGTCCATGATTAGCAACCAGACTCTGGCGGGTGTGCGTCCAAGTTTTTATGGACCCTTCTCTTGTGTTTTCCCTTATGACAACCCGAATTCAGGAG GATCAAGCAAGGGCTTGATAATTGGTGCAGCAGTTGGTGGTTCCACACTTGTGTTATTGTTAGCCCTTCTAGGGTTTTATGCTCTCCACCAAAAGAGACAAGCAGATGATCCATGGAGAAGGTCAATCCTTTTG ACCAGGACTTATAGCAGTGCTAATTCTCCGGACCTAAAAGGAGCACGGTTGTTCTCTTTTGAAGAGCTTAGGAAATACAGCAACGGTTTTTCAGATGCTAATGATGTTGGATCTGGTGGTTATGGAAAG GTGTATCGAGGAGTTCTTCCTACGGGCCAAATGGTTGCAATTAAAAGATCTAAAAGAGAATCTATGCAGGGAGGGCCTGAGTTTAAAGCTGAGGTTGAGCTTCTATCAAGAGTACATCATAAGAATCTTGTCAGCCTTGTTGGTTTTTGTTTGGAGCAAGGTGAACAAATCTTGGTATACGAGTATGTTCCGAATGGCGATTTATTTGGAATTCTTTCAG GGAAGTTTGGAATCAGGCTGAACTGGATGAGGAGACTTAAAGTAATTCTTGGTGCAGCAAGAGGTCTGGCCTATCTTCATGAACACGCAAACCCTCCCATTATACACCGCGACATTAAATCAAGCAACATATTGCTCGATAAAGATTTAACAGCAAAAGTTGCTGATTTCGGTCTCTCCAAGTCTATGTCTGACAGTGAAACAGATCACATAAGTACTCAAGTTAAGGGGACAATG GGCTACTTGGATCCCGAGTATTACATGACTCAACAGTTGACAGAGAAAAGTGACGTTTATAGCTTCGGCGTGGTAATGTTGGAGCTGATAACTGCTAGAAGGCCAATAGAGCAAGGGAAGTATATAGTGAGAGTGGTGCAGATGGCAATGGATAAGACAAAATCTCTGTACAACCTTCATCAAGTTCTTGACCCGGCTATGGGTTCGGGAACAGATCTGAAAGGTTTGGAAATTTTTGTTGATTTGGCGATGCTGTGCGTAGAAGAGCAGCAGGATAAACGCCCTAGAATGGGGGAAGTGGTGAAAGAGATCGAGAACATAATGCAGCTTGCTGGTTTGAACACTGGTGATCGATCAGCGTCCAGTTCACCAAGTTATGACTACACAAGTGCCGATGATTTGCTGCCGTCCTCAAGGCAGTCAAGTTCTTGA
- the LOC126590528 gene encoding 40S ribosomal protein S8-like — MGISRDSMHKRRATGGKKKAWRKKRKYELGRQPANTKLSSNKTVRRIRVRGGNVKWRALRLDTGNFSWGSEAVTRKTRLLDVVYNASNNELVRTQTLVKSAIVQVDAAPFKQWYLQHYGVEIGRKKKTAAAAKKEAEDGEAPAAAAEEAKKSNHVARKLEKRQQTRTLDQHIEEQFGGGRLLACISSRPGQCGRCDGYILEGRELEFYMKKLQRKKGKGAAA, encoded by the exons ATGG GTATTTCTCGAGATTCCATGCACAAGAGACGTGCCACTGGAGGCAAGAAGAAGGCTTGGAGGAAGAAGCGAAA GTACGAGCTCGGAAGGCAACCTGCTAACACCAAGTTGTCAAGCAACAAGACTGTGAGGAGGATCAGGGTTAGAGGTGGAAATGTCAAGTGGCGTGCTTTGAGGCTTGACACTGGAAATTTCTCCTGGGGTAGCGAGGCCGTGACCCGCAAAACCCGTCTTCTTGATGTTGTGTACAATGCATCTAACAATGAGTTGGTCCGTACTCAAACATTGGTGAAGAGTGCCATTGTTCAGGTTGATGCAGCACCATTCAAGCAGTGGTACCTCCAGCACTACGGAGTTGAAATTGGCCGCAAGAAGAAAACTGCTGCCGCTGCCAAGAAAGAAGCAGAG GATGGTGAGGcacctgctgctgctgctgaggAGGCAAAGAAGAGCAACCATGTAGCCAGAAAGCTGGAGAAGCGTCAACAGACTCGCACCTTGGACCAGCATATTGAAGAACAATTTGGCGGTGGTCGTCTGTTGGCTTGTATTTCATCACGACCTGGTCAGTGTGGCCGTTGCGATGG ATATATCTTGGAGGGAAGAGAGCTGGAGTTCTACATGAAGAAGCTCcagaggaagaaggggaagggagCTGCAGCTTAA
- the LOC126591258 gene encoding probable cytokinin riboside 5'-monophosphate phosphoribohydrolase LOGL6 gives MGFSVLGSVGSHILVRNSHEGTLKIQSFRERERPTISFELSRSRSYHGRIKSSKSELLDFDERTSPNEVRKEIQRCYELIHRLGRGVVYLGSSRMGPDHSHYSKTLELSTEIANLLGCTSWTGAGPGLMDAATKGALRAGKSVGGFKIGKEAGEWTASNYHPYLPSEVYLTCRFFSARKHGLVDAVVRSSSSERTAVVALPGGIGTLDEVFEILALIQLERIGSKLPVPLLLMNYDSFYSKLLNFLDDCEDWGTLSKGELASLWKVCDSNSEALAYLSEFYDLPLSERGRHDNELESASGKLC, from the exons ATGGGGTTTTCAGTGCTGGGATCAGTGGGCTCTCATATTTTAGTAAGAAATTCTCACGAAGGGACTTTGAAGATTCAATCTTTcagggaaagagagagacccACCATTAGTTTCGAGCTCTCAAGGTCGAGGTCCTACCATGGAAGAATCAAGTCGAGCAAGTCTGAATTACTTGACTTTGATGAGAGAACAAGCCCAAATGAG GTCAGGAAAGAGATACAACGATGTTATGAACTGATACACAGACTTGGGAGAGGAGTCGTGTATTTGGGTTCTTCAAGGATGGGACCTGATCATTCACATTATTCGAAAACGCTAGAGTTAAGCACAGAG ATTGCAAATCTTCTGGGATGTACTTCATGGACTGGGGCTGGTCCAGGGCTAATGGATGCTGCTACTAAAGGTGCTTTGCGAGCAGGAAAATCGGTTGGTGGATTTAAGATTGGTAAAGAAGCTGGCGAATGGACAGCATCAAATTATCATCCCTACCTACCATCAGAAGTGTATCTCACATGCAGG TTTTTCTCTGCTAGGAAGCATGGTTTGGTAGATGCTGTAGTTAGAAGCAGTAGTTCCGAACGGACTGCTGTTGTTGCTCTCCCTGGTGGGATTGGTACTCTCGATGAAGTTTTTGAGATATTAGCACTGATTCAACTGGAACGAATTGGGTCAAAGCTTCCAGTTCCGTTGTTGTTGATGAACTACGACTCATTCTATTCAAAGCTACTAAACTTCCTTGATGATTGTGAGGACTGGGGCACCCTCTCCAAGGGAGAGCTTGCATCACTTTGGAAGGTTTGTGATAGCAACTCAGAGGCTTTGGCTTATTTGTCAGAGTTTTACGACTTACCTCTTAGCGAGAGAGGAAGGCATGACAACGAATTGGAAAGTGCAAGCGGAAAATTGTGTTAA
- the LOC126591257 gene encoding leucine-rich repeat receptor protein kinase HPCA1-like isoform X1, which produces MDRTRATDHVFPLHVLIPFFVIAVEASIQEYVPMKILMDEWNIRPTSWVGSDPCGNGSWEGVTCTNSHVTSIALADMALTGSVPSDIELLSELEVLNLSFNRGLKGLLPASIGKLTKLVYLNLVGCSFFGPIPDTMGSLKQLSYLSLKNNSFSGRIPPSIGNMTNLSFLDLSDNQLQGPIPVSNRTAPGLDMLHRARHFHFQNNQLSGTIPPRLFSSQMFLVHVVFDRNNLTGVIPSTLGQVQTLQAVILDRNSLNGSVPSSLNNLTKLAELHLSNNQLTGPMPNLTSLNGLNYVDMSNNTFDATDVPTWFSTLQNLTTLMMENTGLQGEVPPALFSLSSLETVLLRNNKINGLLDLGTISSNRLQLIDLEKNFITDLTRSDGGSNYTLILVDNPICEGTNMANNYCTVSPTSSPISPPPSNCTQVACSPGQVSSPNCKCAYPYTGTLDFIFVSFSNLGNFIYFTALQDSLLKTLQSYNLPVDSVALSNPYWDSSFHLKLYILIFPAGQDHFNKTGSSAIASMISNQTLAGVRPSFYGPFSCVFPYDNPNSGGSSKGLIIGAAVGGSTLVLLLALLGFYALHQKRQADDPWRRSILLTRTYSSANSPDLKGARLFSFEELRKYSNGFSDANDVGSGGYGKVYRGVLPTGQMVAIKRSKRESMQGGPEFKAEVELLSRVHHKNLVSLVGFCLEQGEQILVYEYVPNGDLFGILSGKFGIRLNWMRRLKVILGAARGLAYLHEHANPPIIHRDIKSSNILLDKDLTAKVADFGLSKSMSDSETDHISTQVKGTMGYLDPEYYMTQQLTEKSDVYSFGVVMLELITARRPIEQGKYIVRVVQMAMDKTKSLYNLHQVLDPAMGSGTDLKGLEIFVDLAMLCVEEQQDKRPRMGEVVKEIENIMQLAGLNTGDRSASSSPSYDYTSADDLLPSSRQSSS; this is translated from the exons ATGGATCGAACTCGAGCCACTGATCATGTGTTTCCCCTGCATGTGTTGATCCCTTTCTTTGTTATTGCAGTAGAGGCAAGCATTCAGGAAT ATGTCCCTATGAAGATTCTCATGGATGAGTGGAACATAAGACCAACCAGTTGGGTGGGTTCAGATCCTTGTGGTAATGGCAGCTGGGAAGGTGTTACGTGCACAAATTCGCATGTAACCTCCAT AGCATTGGCAGATATGGCTTTGACAGGTTCGGTTCCCAGCGATATCGAGCTGTTATCTGAGCTTGAGGTTCT GAATCTGTCTTTTAACAGGGGCCTGAAAGGACTGCTTCCGGCATCAATTGGAAAGTTGACCAAACTAGTATACTT AAACCTGGTTGGTTGCAGTTTCTTCGGTCCAATTCCAGACACTATGGGATCTCTAAAGCAGCTTTCTTATCT ATCTTTGAAAAACAATAGCTTCAGTGGCCGGATTCCACCTTCCATTGGTAATATGACCAATCTTTCCTTTCTGGACCTTTCTGACAACCAACTTCAGGGACCAATCCCAGTATCTAACAGGACTGCACCCGGTCTTGATATGTTACATAGGGCAAGGCACTT TCATTTTCAAAATAATCAGCTCTCTGGTACAATTCCTCCTCGACTTTTCAGTTCACAAATGTTTCTGGTACATGT GGTTTTTGACCGAAATAATCTAACTGGCGTCATACCTTCCACTCTCGGACAAGTGCAGACACTGCAGGCAGT AATCCTTGATAGGAATTCCTTAAATGGGTCCGTTCCCTCAAGCCTCAACAATCTAACAAAATTGGCCGAACT GCACTTGTCCAACAATCAGCTGACTGGCCCCATGCCAAACCTTACTAGCTTGAATGGCCTGAACTATGT GGATATGAGCAACAATACCTTTGATGCAACAGATGTTCCTACTTGGTTTTCGACATTGCAGAATTTGACAACATT AATGATGGAGAACACGGGACTTCAGGGAGAAGTTCCTCCGGCCTTATTCAGCCTTTCCAGTTTGGAGACGGT GTTACTGAGGAACAACAAGATCAATGGTTTATTGGATCTTGGAACCATTTCTAGCAACCGTTTGCAGCTAATTGATCTGGAGAAGAACTTCATTACCGACCTTACACGAAGTGATGGAGGGTCCAACTATACATTGAT CCTCGTTGATAATCCAATTTGTGAGGGAACAAACATGGCAAATAACTACTGCACTGTTTCTCCAACCAGTTCCCCAATTTCGCCACCACCAAGTAACTGTACGCAAGTTGCTTGTAGTCCAGGGCAGGTTTCTTCCCCCAACTGTAAATGTGCATATCCCTACACAGGAACTCTAGACTTCATATTTGTTTCTTTCTCCAACTTGGGAAACTTCATTTATTTCACAGCTCTTCAGGATTCTCTCCTAAAAACCCTTCAGTCCTATAACCTTCCAGTGGATTCAGTTGCTCTTAGTAATCCTTACTGGGATTCCTCTTTTCACCTGAAACTCTACATACTAATCTTCCCGGCTGGCCAAGACCACTTCAACAAAACTGGATCTTCAGCCATTGCGTCCATGATTAGCAACCAGACTCTGGCGGGTGTGCGTCCAAGTTTTTATGGACCCTTCTCTTGTGTTTTCCCTTATGACAACCCGAATTCAGGAG GATCAAGCAAGGGCTTGATAATTGGTGCAGCAGTTGGTGGTTCCACACTTGTGTTATTGTTAGCCCTTCTAGGGTTTTATGCTCTCCACCAAAAGAGACAAGCAGATGATCCATGGAGAAGGTCAATCCTTTTG ACCAGGACTTATAGCAGTGCTAATTCTCCGGACCTAAAAGGAGCACGGTTGTTCTCTTTTGAAGAGCTTAGGAAATACAGCAACGGTTTTTCAGATGCTAATGATGTTGGATCTGGTGGTTATGGAAAG GTGTATCGAGGAGTTCTTCCTACGGGCCAAATGGTTGCAATTAAAAGATCTAAAAGAGAATCTATGCAGGGAGGGCCTGAGTTTAAAGCTGAGGTTGAGCTTCTATCAAGAGTACATCATAAGAATCTTGTCAGCCTTGTTGGTTTTTGTTTGGAGCAAGGTGAACAAATCTTGGTATACGAGTATGTTCCGAATGGCGATTTATTTGGAATTCTTTCAG GGAAGTTTGGAATCAGGCTGAACTGGATGAGGAGACTTAAAGTAATTCTTGGTGCAGCAAGAGGTCTGGCCTATCTTCATGAACACGCAAACCCTCCCATTATACACCGCGACATTAAATCAAGCAACATATTGCTCGATAAAGATTTAACAGCAAAAGTTGCTGATTTCGGTCTCTCCAAGTCTATGTCTGACAGTGAAACAGATCACATAAGTACTCAAGTTAAGGGGACAATG GGCTACTTGGATCCCGAGTATTACATGACTCAACAGTTGACAGAGAAAAGTGACGTTTATAGCTTCGGCGTGGTAATGTTGGAGCTGATAACTGCTAGAAGGCCAATAGAGCAAGGGAAGTATATAGTGAGAGTGGTGCAGATGGCAATGGATAAGACAAAATCTCTGTACAACCTTCATCAAGTTCTTGACCCGGCTATGGGTTCGGGAACAGATCTGAAAGGTTTGGAAATTTTTGTTGATTTGGCGATGCTGTGCGTAGAAGAGCAGCAGGATAAACGCCCTAGAATGGGGGAAGTGGTGAAAGAGATCGAGAACATAATGCAGCTTGCTGGTTTGAACACTGGTGATCGATCAGCGTCCAGTTCACCAAGTTATGACTACACAAGTGCCGATGATTTGCTGCCGTCCTCAAGGCAGTCAAGTTCTTGA
- the LOC126591257 gene encoding leucine-rich repeat receptor protein kinase HPCA1-like isoform X2 codes for MALTGSVPSDIELLSELEVLNLSFNRGLKGLLPASIGKLTKLVYLNLVGCSFFGPIPDTMGSLKQLSYLSLKNNSFSGRIPPSIGNMTNLSFLDLSDNQLQGPIPVSNRTAPGLDMLHRARHFHFQNNQLSGTIPPRLFSSQMFLVHVVFDRNNLTGVIPSTLGQVQTLQAVILDRNSLNGSVPSSLNNLTKLAELHLSNNQLTGPMPNLTSLNGLNYVDMSNNTFDATDVPTWFSTLQNLTTLMMENTGLQGEVPPALFSLSSLETVLLRNNKINGLLDLGTISSNRLQLIDLEKNFITDLTRSDGGSNYTLILVDNPICEGTNMANNYCTVSPTSSPISPPPSNCTQVACSPGQVSSPNCKCAYPYTGTLDFIFVSFSNLGNFIYFTALQDSLLKTLQSYNLPVDSVALSNPYWDSSFHLKLYILIFPAGQDHFNKTGSSAIASMISNQTLAGVRPSFYGPFSCVFPYDNPNSGGSSKGLIIGAAVGGSTLVLLLALLGFYALHQKRQADDPWRRSILLTRTYSSANSPDLKGARLFSFEELRKYSNGFSDANDVGSGGYGKVYRGVLPTGQMVAIKRSKRESMQGGPEFKAEVELLSRVHHKNLVSLVGFCLEQGEQILVYEYVPNGDLFGILSGKFGIRLNWMRRLKVILGAARGLAYLHEHANPPIIHRDIKSSNILLDKDLTAKVADFGLSKSMSDSETDHISTQVKGTMGYLDPEYYMTQQLTEKSDVYSFGVVMLELITARRPIEQGKYIVRVVQMAMDKTKSLYNLHQVLDPAMGSGTDLKGLEIFVDLAMLCVEEQQDKRPRMGEVVKEIENIMQLAGLNTGDRSASSSPSYDYTSADDLLPSSRQSSS; via the exons ATGGCTTTGACAGGTTCGGTTCCCAGCGATATCGAGCTGTTATCTGAGCTTGAGGTTCT GAATCTGTCTTTTAACAGGGGCCTGAAAGGACTGCTTCCGGCATCAATTGGAAAGTTGACCAAACTAGTATACTT AAACCTGGTTGGTTGCAGTTTCTTCGGTCCAATTCCAGACACTATGGGATCTCTAAAGCAGCTTTCTTATCT ATCTTTGAAAAACAATAGCTTCAGTGGCCGGATTCCACCTTCCATTGGTAATATGACCAATCTTTCCTTTCTGGACCTTTCTGACAACCAACTTCAGGGACCAATCCCAGTATCTAACAGGACTGCACCCGGTCTTGATATGTTACATAGGGCAAGGCACTT TCATTTTCAAAATAATCAGCTCTCTGGTACAATTCCTCCTCGACTTTTCAGTTCACAAATGTTTCTGGTACATGT GGTTTTTGACCGAAATAATCTAACTGGCGTCATACCTTCCACTCTCGGACAAGTGCAGACACTGCAGGCAGT AATCCTTGATAGGAATTCCTTAAATGGGTCCGTTCCCTCAAGCCTCAACAATCTAACAAAATTGGCCGAACT GCACTTGTCCAACAATCAGCTGACTGGCCCCATGCCAAACCTTACTAGCTTGAATGGCCTGAACTATGT GGATATGAGCAACAATACCTTTGATGCAACAGATGTTCCTACTTGGTTTTCGACATTGCAGAATTTGACAACATT AATGATGGAGAACACGGGACTTCAGGGAGAAGTTCCTCCGGCCTTATTCAGCCTTTCCAGTTTGGAGACGGT GTTACTGAGGAACAACAAGATCAATGGTTTATTGGATCTTGGAACCATTTCTAGCAACCGTTTGCAGCTAATTGATCTGGAGAAGAACTTCATTACCGACCTTACACGAAGTGATGGAGGGTCCAACTATACATTGAT CCTCGTTGATAATCCAATTTGTGAGGGAACAAACATGGCAAATAACTACTGCACTGTTTCTCCAACCAGTTCCCCAATTTCGCCACCACCAAGTAACTGTACGCAAGTTGCTTGTAGTCCAGGGCAGGTTTCTTCCCCCAACTGTAAATGTGCATATCCCTACACAGGAACTCTAGACTTCATATTTGTTTCTTTCTCCAACTTGGGAAACTTCATTTATTTCACAGCTCTTCAGGATTCTCTCCTAAAAACCCTTCAGTCCTATAACCTTCCAGTGGATTCAGTTGCTCTTAGTAATCCTTACTGGGATTCCTCTTTTCACCTGAAACTCTACATACTAATCTTCCCGGCTGGCCAAGACCACTTCAACAAAACTGGATCTTCAGCCATTGCGTCCATGATTAGCAACCAGACTCTGGCGGGTGTGCGTCCAAGTTTTTATGGACCCTTCTCTTGTGTTTTCCCTTATGACAACCCGAATTCAGGAG GATCAAGCAAGGGCTTGATAATTGGTGCAGCAGTTGGTGGTTCCACACTTGTGTTATTGTTAGCCCTTCTAGGGTTTTATGCTCTCCACCAAAAGAGACAAGCAGATGATCCATGGAGAAGGTCAATCCTTTTG ACCAGGACTTATAGCAGTGCTAATTCTCCGGACCTAAAAGGAGCACGGTTGTTCTCTTTTGAAGAGCTTAGGAAATACAGCAACGGTTTTTCAGATGCTAATGATGTTGGATCTGGTGGTTATGGAAAG GTGTATCGAGGAGTTCTTCCTACGGGCCAAATGGTTGCAATTAAAAGATCTAAAAGAGAATCTATGCAGGGAGGGCCTGAGTTTAAAGCTGAGGTTGAGCTTCTATCAAGAGTACATCATAAGAATCTTGTCAGCCTTGTTGGTTTTTGTTTGGAGCAAGGTGAACAAATCTTGGTATACGAGTATGTTCCGAATGGCGATTTATTTGGAATTCTTTCAG GGAAGTTTGGAATCAGGCTGAACTGGATGAGGAGACTTAAAGTAATTCTTGGTGCAGCAAGAGGTCTGGCCTATCTTCATGAACACGCAAACCCTCCCATTATACACCGCGACATTAAATCAAGCAACATATTGCTCGATAAAGATTTAACAGCAAAAGTTGCTGATTTCGGTCTCTCCAAGTCTATGTCTGACAGTGAAACAGATCACATAAGTACTCAAGTTAAGGGGACAATG GGCTACTTGGATCCCGAGTATTACATGACTCAACAGTTGACAGAGAAAAGTGACGTTTATAGCTTCGGCGTGGTAATGTTGGAGCTGATAACTGCTAGAAGGCCAATAGAGCAAGGGAAGTATATAGTGAGAGTGGTGCAGATGGCAATGGATAAGACAAAATCTCTGTACAACCTTCATCAAGTTCTTGACCCGGCTATGGGTTCGGGAACAGATCTGAAAGGTTTGGAAATTTTTGTTGATTTGGCGATGCTGTGCGTAGAAGAGCAGCAGGATAAACGCCCTAGAATGGGGGAAGTGGTGAAAGAGATCGAGAACATAATGCAGCTTGCTGGTTTGAACACTGGTGATCGATCAGCGTCCAGTTCACCAAGTTATGACTACACAAGTGCCGATGATTTGCTGCCGTCCTCAAGGCAGTCAAGTTCTTGA